The following are from one region of the Treponema denticola genome:
- a CDS encoding tyrosine recombinase XerC has protein sequence MNEVFESYLTYSAGVRQFTKATIDSYKNDLIIFEEWLKELDLNAFELKASDIRIFIAELADKKIAPASINRMMSTLRGFYKYALRFNLTKINPISSVRNLKLAQKLPVFMFPKQAQEFCKLPSNAGILWEIRDAALFASLYSTGCRVSELAGLDIKDLDKTLSYAIVFGKGKKERKVFFAEFAKEYLREYLKERSDLVGKFKGQVQKDGKGKIRDALFINQKAQPLTSRGIRYIINRYVELSPELKHLSPHAFRHSFASTLITRGADIRVVQELLGHESVSTTQRYTHITAEQLQNLYKTAHPHS, from the coding sequence ATGAATGAAGTATTTGAAAGCTACCTCACATATAGTGCGGGAGTGCGGCAATTTACAAAGGCAACAATAGATTCTTATAAAAACGATTTGATTATTTTTGAAGAATGGCTAAAAGAACTTGACTTAAATGCTTTTGAGTTAAAGGCTTCGGACATCAGGATTTTTATTGCAGAACTTGCAGATAAAAAAATTGCTCCGGCTTCAATTAACAGAATGATGTCTACGCTAAGAGGTTTTTATAAATATGCTCTAAGGTTCAATTTGACAAAAATAAATCCTATATCTTCTGTAAGAAATTTAAAACTTGCTCAAAAACTTCCTGTGTTTATGTTTCCAAAACAGGCACAAGAGTTTTGTAAGCTGCCTTCAAATGCCGGTATTCTTTGGGAAATAAGGGATGCTGCCTTATTTGCTTCTCTTTATTCTACGGGTTGCCGTGTTTCGGAATTAGCCGGGCTCGATATAAAAGACTTGGATAAAACGCTTTCTTATGCCATCGTTTTCGGAAAAGGTAAAAAAGAAAGAAAGGTGTTTTTTGCGGAATTTGCAAAAGAATATTTGAGGGAGTATTTAAAAGAAAGGTCTGACTTGGTTGGAAAGTTTAAAGGCCAAGTTCAAAAAGACGGCAAGGGAAAAATTAGAGATGCTCTTTTTATAAATCAAAAGGCTCAACCCTTAACAAGCAGGGGAATTCGGTATATAATAAACAGATATGTTGAGTTATCTCCCGAATTAAAACATCTTTCACCCCATGCTTTTAGGCATAGCTTTGCATCGACATTGATTACACGCGGAGCAGATATAAGGGTTGTACAGGAATTGCTTGGACACGAAAGTGTTTCGACCACGCAAAGATATACGCATATTACGGCTGAGCAGCTTCAAAATTTATATAAGACTGCTCATCCTCATTCATAG
- the hslV gene encoding ATP-dependent protease subunit HslV, with amino-acid sequence MSQKIRSTTVIAVRKDGKIVMAGDGQVTMGETVMKGNARKVRKIYDGKIITGFAGATADAFTLLEKFEIRVKEFSGDLTRAAVELAKDWRTDKMLKNLQALLLVADAKTTLLISGNGDVIEPEEDVLAIGSGGNYAYASALALMQNTNLSAREIAEKSLQIAGKICIYTNGKIVMEEI; translated from the coding sequence ATGAGTCAAAAAATAAGAAGTACTACGGTGATTGCGGTAAGAAAAGACGGGAAAATTGTTATGGCCGGAGACGGACAGGTAACCATGGGCGAAACCGTTATGAAGGGAAATGCCCGAAAGGTAAGAAAAATTTATGACGGAAAAATTATAACGGGCTTTGCCGGAGCAACGGCCGATGCCTTTACTCTTTTGGAAAAATTTGAAATCAGGGTAAAAGAATTTTCAGGAGACCTTACCAGAGCTGCGGTAGAGCTTGCAAAAGATTGGCGCACCGATAAGATGCTCAAAAACTTGCAGGCCCTCTTACTTGTGGCTGACGCAAAGACTACTCTTTTAATTTCGGGAAACGGAGATGTTATAGAGCCTGAAGAAGATGTACTTGCAATAGGCTCCGGAGGAAATTATGCTTATGCTTCTGCTTTGGCTTTGATGCAAAACACAAACCTTTCTGCCCGTGAAATTGCGGAAAAGAGTTTACAGATTGCAGGAAAGATATGTATTTACACAAACGGAAAGATAGTTATGGAGGAAATATAA
- the hslU gene encoding ATP-dependent protease ATPase subunit HslU, with translation MNEELKDLTPKQTVAELDKYIIGQNKAKRAVAIALRNRMRRLKLPEEIRDEIAPKNILMIGPTGVGKTEIARRLAKLSGAPFLKVEATKYTEVGYVGRDVESMIRDLMAVGYTMVKSEMQEKLKEQAEKNTEESLLDLLLPGSNKKKTAAASQPQDVSQVSAGTTIILPSMSSTAPVEEHKAQNENDMSGTREKFRVMLREKKLEDKMVEVTISPSMGTPTFEFFAGGSNMEDIESAMSNISSMLMGGAKSKRKNVSVKEAREIIMAEQLDRMVDHDKVTDEAKQRVEQMGIIFIDEIDKVASRSDRGGGPDVSREGVQRDILPIVEGSKVSTKYGVVDTRHILFIAAGAFSVSKPSDLIPEFQGRFPLRVELEALHAEDFKRILLEPKNALTKQYAELLETEGVKIEFLDEAIDRMSFLAADVNSKNENIGARRLHTIMEMLLEDISFNASEMGGETVKIDVAYVDERLKDIVQDQDLSRYIL, from the coding sequence ATGAACGAAGAATTAAAAGATTTGACACCTAAACAAACTGTTGCAGAACTGGATAAATATATCATAGGACAAAACAAGGCGAAAAGAGCCGTTGCTATTGCTCTTCGTAACAGAATGCGACGTCTCAAACTTCCCGAAGAAATCAGAGATGAAATAGCTCCTAAAAATATTTTGATGATAGGGCCTACGGGTGTAGGTAAAACCGAAATTGCAAGACGGCTTGCAAAATTGTCGGGAGCTCCTTTTTTAAAGGTAGAAGCTACAAAGTACACTGAAGTGGGTTACGTAGGCCGCGATGTCGAATCTATGATCAGGGATTTGATGGCTGTCGGCTACACAATGGTTAAAAGCGAAATGCAGGAAAAACTAAAAGAGCAAGCAGAAAAAAATACTGAGGAATCTTTATTGGATTTGCTTTTGCCCGGTTCAAATAAAAAGAAAACTGCAGCTGCCTCTCAGCCGCAAGATGTTTCTCAAGTCTCTGCCGGAACAACGATAATCCTTCCAAGTATGAGTTCTACGGCTCCTGTTGAAGAGCATAAGGCTCAAAATGAAAACGATATGAGCGGCACAAGGGAAAAATTCCGCGTAATGCTCCGCGAAAAGAAACTCGAAGATAAGATGGTTGAGGTTACTATTTCTCCTTCCATGGGAACTCCCACATTCGAGTTTTTTGCAGGCGGTTCAAATATGGAAGATATTGAATCTGCAATGTCTAATATTTCCAGTATGCTCATGGGCGGAGCAAAATCGAAACGCAAAAACGTAAGCGTAAAAGAAGCCCGCGAAATTATAATGGCCGAACAGCTTGACCGAATGGTAGATCATGATAAGGTAACGGACGAGGCAAAGCAAAGGGTCGAGCAGATGGGAATTATATTTATTGACGAAATCGATAAGGTCGCTTCCCGTTCGGATCGAGGAGGCGGGCCCGATGTTTCGCGAGAGGGTGTTCAGCGCGATATTCTTCCCATAGTTGAAGGCTCTAAGGTTTCCACTAAGTACGGCGTTGTCGATACCCGTCACATTCTTTTTATAGCAGCAGGAGCTTTTAGCGTATCAAAGCCGAGCGATTTAATCCCTGAATTTCAAGGACGCTTTCCCTTGCGCGTAGAGCTTGAAGCCTTGCATGCAGAAGATTTTAAACGCATTCTCCTCGAACCTAAAAATGCTTTGACCAAACAGTATGCAGAGCTTTTGGAAACCGAAGGTGTAAAAATAGAATTTTTAGATGAAGCCATTGATAGGATGAGTTTTTTGGCTGCCGATGTAAACAGCAAAAACGAAAACATTGGGGCCAGAAGGCTCCATACGATTATGGAAATGCTTTTAGAAGATATTTCGTTTAATGCAAGCGAAATGGGAGGCGAAACGGTAAAAATCGATGTAGCCTATGTGGATGAAAGGTTAAAAGATATAGTACAGGATCAGGATTTATCCCGATATATTCTATAA
- the flgB gene encoding flagellar basal body rod protein FlgB yields MGFNSFLRTTDILHRALDVNSLRYTVTSNNLANSDVPNFKRTEVNFESELKRAFDSEKNAKGAFQLATTHPLHIKSNEPIDYKTVEPVRVLDYLTAEKANGNNVNPEDEAMKVLKIQMQYQLLSMMAGFQYNQVQSVLK; encoded by the coding sequence ATGGGTTTTAATAGTTTTTTAAGAACAACGGATATACTGCACAGAGCCTTGGATGTAAACTCTTTACGCTATACCGTTACATCAAATAACCTTGCAAATTCGGATGTTCCTAATTTTAAGAGGACTGAGGTAAATTTTGAATCGGAGTTAAAAAGAGCCTTTGATTCGGAAAAAAATGCAAAAGGAGCTTTTCAGCTTGCAACGACTCATCCCTTGCATATAAAATCAAATGAGCCTATAGATTATAAAACGGTTGAGCCTGTGCGTGTTTTGGATTATTTGACTGCCGAAAAAGCAAACGGAAATAATGTAAACCCTGAAGATGAAGCTATGAAGGTATTAAAGATTCAAATGCAGTATCAGCTTTTAAGTATGATGGCAGGTTTTCAGTACAATCAGGTACAATCGGTTTTAAAGTAG
- the flgC gene encoding flagellar basal body rod protein FlgC — protein MGLFTSINIAATGMGVERLRTDVISNNIANASSLETQEGGPFKRSRVIVGQKKSGIDWQTPFTPQNIERGVGEGVKVLSIEKDTSDTRWVYDPTHPKALKYGPKEGYVEYPNVNIVTEMVDLISASRAYEANLAVVNGAKDMFQRALDIAR, from the coding sequence ATGGGATTGTTTACGAGTATAAATATTGCAGCTACGGGAATGGGTGTAGAGCGTCTTAGAACCGATGTAATATCAAACAATATTGCAAACGCTTCAAGCTTGGAAACCCAAGAAGGCGGTCCTTTTAAAAGAAGCCGTGTAATAGTCGGCCAAAAGAAAAGCGGTATCGACTGGCAGACTCCTTTTACTCCTCAAAATATAGAAAGGGGAGTAGGTGAGGGCGTTAAAGTTCTTTCGATAGAAAAAGATACTTCCGATACCCGTTGGGTTTATGATCCGACCCATCCTAAGGCTTTAAAGTACGGCCCTAAGGAAGGATATGTAGAGTATCCGAATGTAAACATAGTTACCGAAATGGTAGATTTAATTTCGGCTTCAAGAGCTTATGAGGCAAACCTTGCCGTTGTAAACGGTGCAAAGGATATGTTCCAAAGAGCCTTGGATATTGCAAGATAA
- the fliE gene encoding flagellar hook-basal body complex protein FliE, protein MINAVNVANVNSVPGLLDVPKINAVVTDNFRAKMVSNTDMIELASNKEAASFEQTILKAFDSMNAKQTNMDKLGEQMIVDPESVDVHDITMGMAEASLSLKLAQTIIDRLVKTWNDITTTR, encoded by the coding sequence ATGATAAACGCTGTAAATGTTGCAAATGTAAATTCGGTACCGGGACTTTTGGATGTTCCGAAAATTAATGCTGTTGTTACCGATAATTTTAGAGCCAAAATGGTCTCAAATACCGACATGATTGAGCTTGCTTCAAATAAAGAAGCTGCAAGTTTTGAACAGACAATTTTAAAAGCATTCGACAGCATGAATGCAAAGCAAACAAACATGGACAAGTTGGGAGAACAAATGATTGTCGATCCCGAATCTGTCGATGTTCATGATATAACGATGGGAATGGCCGAAGCAAGTTTGTCGCTTAAATTGGCGCAAACCATAATCGACCGTTTAGTAAAAACTTGGAATGATATTACTACAACGAGATAA
- the fliF gene encoding flagellar basal-body MS-ring/collar protein FliF, whose protein sequence is MNEKFNNLKTKFGTLWGKWTKLQKGIIIGVIVLALVLIVVLGRWSSKPTSVPVIDMAITDVDLRDRIILRINEENVKTTISSEGIISVADEATARRMRTILLREDLIPKNTSPWAFFDVERYSRTDFEREIDVRRAITEEVKRHLKALDDIDDANVVVRIPEKALFESEQLPATATVVITPAPGSDISTNRKKIEGIQKMLRLAVPGLKNEDITISDASGIPLNDFEIMKDADRLTLIEKQQKFIAKLERQYGANILTPLQKIYGEDRVRDINVKIDMDMSERSADTTEIRPTVIKEDNPETSYDDSQVVQSVTVSSENATTIWEGSGINPQGTTGTEGQTPPSYQDTRNLVGRSTQTITKENHLVSSSQIKEVFLPKMGRRTVSVNIDGVWEKKKDVNGKYIIKNGVIEREYKPLSSEEIKQAEKIIKDAIGFDASRKDSVSVVNVKVDRTSQFELEDKEYFKALQRQTIFLLSLAGIALILLFFILYRIISREYERRKRLREEELLRQAQLERERMLYDQQMADADVSMTVEERRRQELQENAINMAREHPEDVALLIRTWLMEE, encoded by the coding sequence ATGAACGAAAAGTTTAACAATCTAAAAACAAAGTTTGGGACGCTTTGGGGAAAATGGACAAAGCTCCAAAAAGGAATCATCATCGGGGTAATTGTACTTGCTCTGGTGCTGATTGTAGTTCTCGGTAGATGGTCTTCAAAACCGACATCGGTACCCGTAATAGACATGGCGATAACCGATGTTGATCTGCGTGATAGAATTATCTTGCGCATTAATGAAGAAAATGTAAAAACTACAATCTCTTCCGAAGGTATAATCTCTGTTGCAGATGAAGCAACAGCCAGAAGGATGAGGACTATCTTGTTGCGTGAGGATTTGATACCCAAGAATACAAGCCCTTGGGCCTTCTTTGATGTTGAGCGTTATTCGCGTACCGATTTTGAGCGCGAGATTGATGTACGCCGTGCAATTACCGAGGAAGTCAAGAGACACTTAAAAGCATTGGATGATATTGATGATGCCAATGTTGTCGTCAGAATACCTGAAAAGGCCTTATTTGAATCGGAGCAACTTCCTGCAACTGCGACTGTTGTTATTACTCCTGCACCCGGAAGCGATATTTCAACCAATCGAAAAAAAATAGAGGGTATTCAAAAGATGCTCAGGCTTGCGGTTCCGGGATTAAAAAATGAAGATATTACGATAAGCGATGCTTCCGGAATTCCTTTAAACGATTTTGAAATCATGAAAGATGCCGACCGCTTAACCTTAATTGAAAAGCAGCAAAAGTTTATTGCTAAACTTGAAAGGCAATACGGGGCAAATATATTGACTCCTTTACAAAAAATATACGGTGAAGACAGAGTTAGAGATATAAACGTTAAAATTGATATGGATATGTCTGAACGTTCTGCCGATACAACCGAAATTCGCCCTACAGTTATCAAAGAAGATAATCCCGAGACTTCTTATGATGATTCTCAAGTAGTTCAATCGGTTACGGTAAGTTCGGAAAATGCAACGACTATCTGGGAAGGAAGCGGAATAAATCCTCAAGGGACTACGGGAACCGAGGGACAAACTCCTCCTTCTTATCAAGATACAAGAAATTTAGTGGGACGCTCGACTCAGACCATCACAAAGGAAAACCATCTTGTAAGTTCAAGCCAGATAAAGGAAGTCTTCCTTCCAAAAATGGGAAGAAGAACCGTATCGGTAAACATTGACGGTGTTTGGGAAAAGAAAAAAGATGTTAACGGAAAATATATTATTAAAAACGGTGTGATTGAAAGAGAATATAAACCTCTTTCTTCTGAAGAAATAAAGCAGGCCGAAAAAATAATTAAAGATGCCATAGGATTTGATGCAAGCCGAAAAGATTCCGTAAGTGTCGTAAATGTTAAGGTTGATAGAACTTCTCAGTTTGAACTGGAAGATAAGGAATATTTTAAGGCTTTGCAAAGACAAACCATATTCTTACTTTCGTTAGCAGGAATAGCATTAATATTGCTCTTCTTTATATTGTATAGAATCATAAGCCGAGAATATGAAAGAAGAAAAAGGCTCCGCGAAGAAGAGCTTCTGCGTCAGGCACAGTTGGAGCGTGAAAGAATGTTGTATGATCAGCAAATGGCTGATGCCGATGTTTCAATGACGGTTGAAGAGCGAAGACGTCAGGAGCTTCAAGAAAATGCTATCAATATGGCTAGGGAACATCCTGAAGATGTTGCTCTCTTAATTAGAACTTGGCTCATGGAGGAATAA
- the fliG gene encoding flagellar motor switch protein FliG encodes MAVAPAKERGSSKKGKDINSLTGRQKAAIFLVSLGGEISAKIMERLREDEVEKIVFEIARTESVEAELKDAVLQEFQDLMAAQNFITTGGIDYARDVLEKTFGSQKAIEIINRLTSSLQVRPFDFIRRTDPAHLLNFIQQEHPQTIALILAYLEPQKASVILQNLPDEIQSDVARRVATMDTTSPDVLREVERVLEKKLSTVSSEDYTAAGGVDSIVEILNLVDRSSEKSIIESLEDEDPDLAEEIKKKMFVFEDIVMLDDRSISKVLREVNNDEMAKALKQVDAEVQDKIFRNMSKRAGAMLRDEMEYMGPIRVKDVEEAQQKIVSIIRHLEDKGEIVIARSEEDELV; translated from the coding sequence ATGGCTGTAGCACCTGCAAAAGAAAGAGGCAGTTCAAAAAAAGGTAAGGATATTAATTCTCTTACCGGAAGACAAAAGGCTGCAATATTCTTAGTATCTCTCGGAGGCGAAATCTCCGCTAAGATAATGGAAAGGCTTCGTGAAGATGAAGTCGAAAAAATAGTTTTTGAAATTGCAAGAACTGAAAGTGTTGAAGCCGAATTAAAAGATGCCGTTCTCCAAGAGTTTCAGGATTTAATGGCGGCTCAAAACTTTATAACAACCGGCGGTATAGACTATGCAAGGGATGTTCTGGAAAAAACTTTCGGCAGTCAAAAAGCTATCGAAATAATAAACAGACTCACGAGTTCTCTCCAAGTTCGTCCTTTTGATTTTATTCGAAGAACGGATCCTGCGCACTTATTGAACTTCATTCAGCAAGAGCATCCGCAGACAATAGCTTTGATCCTTGCCTACCTTGAGCCGCAAAAAGCATCGGTGATTTTGCAAAATCTTCCCGATGAAATTCAAAGCGATGTAGCAAGACGCGTTGCAACCATGGATACAACTTCCCCCGATGTTCTCCGTGAAGTTGAACGCGTTTTGGAAAAGAAACTGTCTACTGTTTCAAGTGAAGACTATACTGCAGCGGGCGGTGTCGACAGCATCGTTGAGATTCTTAACCTTGTTGACCGTTCTTCTGAAAAATCCATTATCGAATCTCTTGAAGACGAAGATCCCGACTTGGCAGAAGAAATCAAGAAGAAGATGTTCGTATTCGAAGACATTGTTATGCTTGACGATAGATCCATCAGTAAGGTTCTGCGCGAAGTTAATAACGATGAAATGGCTAAAGCTCTTAAACAGGTTGATGCCGAAGTTCAAGATAAGATATTTAGGAATATGTCTAAGCGTGCAGGTGCCATGCTCCGCGATGAAATGGAATACATGGGACCGATACGTGTTAAAGATGTTGAAGAAGCTCAGCAGAAGATTGTTTCGATTATCAGACACTTGGAGGATAAGGGTGAAATTGTTATCGCCAGATCCGAAGAGGATGAATTGGTATAA
- the fliH gene encoding flagellar assembly protein FliH produces MAKTIFRGFEVNKNNNDVVFLQLNKTFQEEPEEIIEEKVPVYEGPTVEDLKKEAEDFKLEWEKQKEKMISDAKAEADKIIKDAQNAAFDEVKRQTDEAQVIAQNAKKDAEDIIAEAEQKAGDIIADSEKNKDSVNRDAYKEGFNRGREEGFKEGNLEVQRLTDRLHTIINKTMDRRQEILSETEQQIVDLVLLMTRKVVKVISENQRNVVVSNVVHALRKVKGRGDVVIRVNLADVKMTTEHIQNFISAAENIKNITVVEDSTVDQGGCIIETDFGAVDARIASQLNELEQKILEISPIKTKIKTGNI; encoded by the coding sequence ATGGCTAAGACTATTTTTAGAGGCTTTGAGGTAAACAAAAACAATAACGATGTAGTGTTTTTACAGCTTAATAAAACTTTTCAAGAAGAACCTGAAGAAATTATTGAAGAAAAGGTTCCGGTTTATGAAGGTCCGACTGTTGAAGATTTAAAAAAAGAAGCTGAAGATTTTAAACTCGAATGGGAAAAGCAAAAAGAAAAAATGATTTCTGATGCTAAAGCTGAAGCCGATAAAATTATTAAAGATGCTCAAAATGCAGCCTTTGATGAGGTAAAAAGGCAGACAGATGAAGCTCAAGTTATTGCTCAAAATGCAAAAAAAGATGCTGAAGATATTATAGCCGAAGCCGAGCAAAAAGCCGGAGATATAATAGCCGATTCCGAAAAAAACAAAGATTCCGTAAACCGTGATGCTTATAAAGAAGGTTTTAACCGCGGCCGTGAAGAAGGTTTTAAAGAAGGAAATCTTGAAGTGCAACGCCTAACCGATCGTCTTCATACAATAATAAATAAGACAATGGATAGGCGTCAAGAAATTCTTTCTGAAACCGAGCAGCAAATAGTGGATCTTGTTCTTTTGATGACAAGAAAGGTTGTTAAAGTTATTTCCGAAAATCAGAGAAATGTTGTAGTTTCTAATGTCGTTCATGCTTTGCGAAAAGTAAAGGGCAGGGGAGACGTGGTTATACGCGTTAATCTTGCTGATGTGAAGATGACTACGGAGCACATCCAAAACTTTATATCTGCTGCAGAAAATATTAAAAATATTACGGTGGTTGAAGATTCTACTGTTGATCAAGGCGGATGTATCATTGAAACCGATTTTGGAGCAGTGGATGCACGCATAGCAAGTCAGCTTAACGAACTTGAGCAAAAGATTTTGGAAATATCTCCCATTAAAACAAAGATAAAGACCGGAAATATTTAA
- the fliI gene encoding flagellar protein export ATPase FliI: MVDLFDKYTNAVSETDPIKFTGRVVRVHDKLIESEGPVASVGELCQIITDDNPDGLKAEVVGLNGTIVQLMSYTDVQGVKIGDLIIASGEILSVPVGNVLLGRVVDALCKSADGKPEPYSAKRYPVVAPPPDAMTRKPIRQRIVTGIRAIDSLLAVGRGQRLGIFAGTGIGKSTLLGMIARNTNADVNVIALIGERGREVLDFIEHDLGPEGLKHSVIVSATSDQSALARIRGAYTATAIAEYFRDQGKDVMLLFDSVTRFAMAQREIGLAIGEPPATRGYTPSVFSSLPKLLERSGTSEKGSITGFYTVLVEGDDMNEPISDAVRGILDGHIVLDRNLAERGQYPAVNILKSISRLSNRVSGPNTKNASKRMRTLLKDYTESEDMINLGAYQKGSSAAIDDAIEHYPRIYDFLTQEVDDPAKLKDTLQKLSDITGIDIPPEEFDEAGLGVGAIKKYAQSSEASALYKPDREVN; this comes from the coding sequence ATGGTAGATCTGTTTGATAAATATACCAATGCTGTCTCAGAAACCGATCCGATAAAATTTACTGGACGTGTAGTCCGTGTTCATGATAAATTAATTGAAAGTGAAGGTCCTGTGGCTTCCGTAGGAGAGCTTTGCCAGATTATTACGGATGATAATCCTGATGGATTAAAGGCTGAGGTTGTAGGCTTAAACGGAACTATCGTTCAGCTGATGAGCTATACCGATGTTCAAGGTGTAAAAATAGGTGATCTTATTATTGCAAGCGGAGAAATTCTATCCGTCCCGGTTGGAAATGTTCTACTGGGCCGTGTTGTAGATGCTTTATGTAAATCTGCTGACGGTAAACCTGAGCCTTATTCGGCAAAAAGATATCCTGTTGTAGCTCCTCCTCCCGATGCTATGACCCGTAAGCCTATAAGACAAAGAATCGTTACCGGCATCCGTGCTATCGATAGTCTTTTGGCTGTGGGGCGCGGACAGCGCCTTGGAATTTTTGCAGGTACGGGAATCGGAAAGTCTACCTTGCTTGGAATGATAGCTCGAAACACAAATGCCGACGTAAATGTTATAGCTCTTATAGGAGAGCGCGGACGTGAAGTTTTGGATTTTATTGAGCATGACCTGGGACCTGAAGGTTTAAAACATTCGGTAATTGTAAGTGCAACCTCCGATCAAAGTGCTCTTGCAAGAATAAGAGGAGCATATACTGCTACGGCCATTGCAGAATACTTTAGAGATCAGGGCAAAGATGTTATGCTTCTTTTTGATTCGGTAACACGCTTTGCTATGGCACAAAGAGAGATAGGGCTTGCCATAGGAGAGCCTCCTGCAACTCGCGGATATACTCCCAGTGTTTTTAGTTCGCTTCCTAAACTGCTTGAAAGAAGCGGTACCTCCGAAAAAGGTTCCATTACAGGATTTTATACCGTATTAGTTGAAGGCGACGATATGAATGAGCCGATTTCGGATGCCGTACGAGGTATTTTAGACGGTCATATTGTATTGGATAGAAATCTTGCCGAGAGAGGACAATATCCAGCCGTTAATATTTTAAAAAGTATTTCCAGATTATCCAACAGAGTATCGGGACCGAACACAAAGAATGCATCAAAACGAATGCGTACATTATTAAAAGATTATACCGAATCCGAAGATATGATAAATCTCGGAGCTTATCAAAAAGGAAGCAGTGCAGCAATCGATGATGCTATAGAACATTATCCGCGTATTTATGATTTTTTAACACAAGAGGTGGATGATCCTGCAAAACTGAAAGATACATTACAAAAACTTTCGGATATTACGGGTATTGATATTCCTCCCGAAGAATTTGATGAAGCAGGATTAGGTGTTGGGGCCATAAAAAAATATGCTCAAAGTTCTGAGGCCTCCGCATTATATAAACCGGATCGAGAGGTTAATTAA